A part of Arthrobacter dokdonellae genomic DNA contains:
- a CDS encoding helix-turn-helix domain-containing protein has product MELKTYTVKELAAALGVSDATVYRRKSAWPHLRVGGDIRFTEAQVAEIVDMLTVRPIEPPSEPPRKRYGIMASRGPRPSR; this is encoded by the coding sequence ATGGAACTAAAGACCTATACCGTCAAGGAACTTGCGGCGGCTCTCGGCGTTTCCGACGCTACGGTGTACCGGCGGAAAAGCGCATGGCCACACCTACGAGTCGGAGGTGACATCCGTTTCACGGAAGCCCAAGTCGCCGAGATCGTCGACATGCTTACCGTTCGCCCAATCGAGCCACCTTCCGAACCGCCGCGTAAGCGATACGGGATCATGGCCAGTCGCGGTCCAAGGCCTAGCCGCTAA
- a CDS encoding helix-turn-helix domain-containing protein, protein MEVSVKGLLTPREIAALLHCSERQVRRLCEQGKLPAQKIGQHWLISETEDLDTYRF, encoded by the coding sequence ATGGAAGTATCAGTAAAGGGATTGCTGACACCACGAGAAATAGCTGCCCTGCTCCACTGTTCCGAACGCCAGGTTCGGCGGCTGTGCGAGCAGGGCAAGCTCCCCGCTCAGAAGATCGGCCAACACTGGCTAATCTCCGAAACAGAAGACCTTGACACATACCGTTTTTGA
- a CDS encoding helix-turn-helix domain-containing protein: MAKPNSAADDRGTVGTLERERLRAGVGERLAWLRRRAGMTQEQAGTLAGISPGAISKLERGTHRPTKDSLRDLAAVYAPDHPRIEFWNLCKLAGDSLRDSHRRQSPARPPISLSKAESYARDAQRAVRAAERAMPHRVENARCIAQAMLKQAERDLTIAQARDSLLKRLREAAENDGGDGQNVG, encoded by the coding sequence ATGGCAAAGCCAAACAGCGCCGCTGACGACAGGGGAACCGTTGGGACCCTCGAGCGTGAACGGTTGCGTGCCGGCGTGGGGGAGCGGCTTGCATGGTTGCGGCGCCGCGCCGGGATGACCCAGGAGCAGGCGGGCACGTTGGCCGGTATCTCGCCGGGTGCCATCTCGAAGTTGGAGCGTGGCACGCACCGGCCCACGAAAGACAGCTTGCGGGACCTCGCCGCCGTGTACGCCCCGGATCATCCCCGGATCGAGTTTTGGAATTTGTGCAAGCTGGCCGGGGACTCGCTACGTGACTCACACCGCCGCCAGTCGCCCGCCAGACCGCCTATCAGCCTGTCCAAGGCGGAATCGTACGCCAGGGACGCGCAAAGGGCTGTACGGGCCGCTGAGCGTGCCATGCCGCACCGTGTGGAGAATGCCCGGTGCATTGCGCAAGCCATGTTGAAGCAGGCAGAGCGTGATCTCACCATCGCCCAGGCCCGGGATTCACTTCTCAAACGGTTGCGGGAAGCCGCCGAAAACGACGGCGGCGACGGGCAAAACGTTGGGTAA